Proteins encoded together in one Parus major isolate Abel chromosome 25LG2, Parus_major1.1, whole genome shotgun sequence window:
- the CHTOP gene encoding chromatin target of PRMT1 protein isoform X2 gives MAAQSAPKVVLKSTTKMSLNERFTNMLKNKQPMPVNIRATMQQQQLASARNRRLAQQMENRPSVQAALKLKQKSLKQRLGKSNIQARLGRPAGTLARGALGARGLALGQRGLPRGALRGRGARAMIRGGVALRGQALLRGGRGIAPRMGLRRGGIRGRGGPGRGGLGRGAMGRGGIGGRGECPALGNNGSSAAVLPAATTTPSLEFKP, from the exons ATGGCTGCACAGTCAGCACCGAAGGTCGTGCTAAAGAGCACCACCAAGATGTCTCTGAACGAGCG CTTCACTAACATGCTGAAGAACAAACAGCCGATGCCGGTGAATATCCGGGCcaccatgcagcagcagcagctggccaGCGCCCGAAACAGACGGCTGGCCCAGCAGATGGAGAACAGACCGTCTGTGCAGGCCGCTCTGAAGCTCAAACAG AAGAGCTTGAAGCAACGCCTCGGCAAGAGCAACATCCAGGCGCGGCTGGGCCGGCCGGCGGGGACGCTGGCCCGAGGAGCCCTGGGGGCCCGGGGGCTGGCCCTGGGCCAGCGGGGGCTGCCCCGGGGGGCCCTGCGGGGCCGCGGCGCCCGGGCCATGATCCGAGGAGGGGTGGCGCTCCGAG GTCAAGCCCTGCTGCGCGGCGGGAGAGGGATCGCCCCCCGGATGGGCCTGCGGAGAGGCGGCATCAGGGGCCGCGGCGGCCCGGGAAGAGGCGGCCTGGGCCGGGGCGCCATGGGCCGGGGAGGCATCGGCGGCAGAGGTGAGTGCCCAGCCCTCGGGAATAACGGGAGTTCTGCTGCCGTCCTTCCTGCAGCCACCACAACTCCAAGCCTGGAATTCAAACCCTGA
- the CHTOP gene encoding chromatin target of PRMT1 protein isoform X3, whose translation MAAQSAPKVVLKSTTKMSLNERFTNMLKNKQPMPVNIRATMQQQQLASARNRRLAQQMENRPSVQAALKLKQSLKQRLGKSNIQARLGRPAGTLARGALGARGLALGQRGLPRGALRGRGARAMIRGGVALRGQALLRGGRGIAPRMGLRRGGIRGRGGPGRGGLGRGAMGRGGIGGRGECPALGNNGSSAAVLPAATTTPSLEFKP comes from the exons ATGGCTGCACAGTCAGCACCGAAGGTCGTGCTAAAGAGCACCACCAAGATGTCTCTGAACGAGCG CTTCACTAACATGCTGAAGAACAAACAGCCGATGCCGGTGAATATCCGGGCcaccatgcagcagcagcagctggccaGCGCCCGAAACAGACGGCTGGCCCAGCAGATGGAGAACAGACCGTCTGTGCAGGCCGCTCTGAAGCTCAAACAG AGCTTGAAGCAACGCCTCGGCAAGAGCAACATCCAGGCGCGGCTGGGCCGGCCGGCGGGGACGCTGGCCCGAGGAGCCCTGGGGGCCCGGGGGCTGGCCCTGGGCCAGCGGGGGCTGCCCCGGGGGGCCCTGCGGGGCCGCGGCGCCCGGGCCATGATCCGAGGAGGGGTGGCGCTCCGAG GTCAAGCCCTGCTGCGCGGCGGGAGAGGGATCGCCCCCCGGATGGGCCTGCGGAGAGGCGGCATCAGGGGCCGCGGCGGCCCGGGAAGAGGCGGCCTGGGCCGGGGCGCCATGGGCCGGGGAGGCATCGGCGGCAGAGGTGAGTGCCCAGCCCTCGGGAATAACGGGAGTTCTGCTGCCGTCCTTCCTGCAGCCACCACAACTCCAAGCCTGGAATTCAAACCCTGA
- the CHTOP gene encoding chromatin target of PRMT1 protein isoform X1, which produces MAAQSAPKVVLKSTTKMSLNERFTNMLKNKQPMPVNIRATMQQQQLASARNRRLAQQMENRPSVQAALKLKQRNGSSRGPGAAERFTSQSHGSDSRCRSVPALKHPRGPKIPVLVAWERRPGFQAQPWARCASFPAPRLLHDSCPSSHVFSSRRA; this is translated from the exons ATGGCTGCACAGTCAGCACCGAAGGTCGTGCTAAAGAGCACCACCAAGATGTCTCTGAACGAGCG CTTCACTAACATGCTGAAGAACAAACAGCCGATGCCGGTGAATATCCGGGCcaccatgcagcagcagcagctggccaGCGCCCGAAACAGACGGCTGGCCCAGCAGATGGAGAACAGACCGTCTGTGCAGGCCGCTCTGAAGCTCAAACAG agaaatggCTCATCCCGGGGTCCGGGAGCTGCCGAGCGCTTCACCTCACAGTCCCACGGCAGCGACAGTCGCTGCCGGTCGGTGCCAGCCCTTAAACATCCCAGGGGACCAAAAATTCCCGTGCTGGTGGCTTGGGAACGCAGGCCTGGcttccaggcacagccctgggctcgTTGCGCGTCGTTCCCCGCTCCCAGATTGCTGCATGactcctgtccctcctcccaCGTCTTCTCTTCCAGAAGAGCTTGA